A region of Toxorhynchites rutilus septentrionalis strain SRP chromosome 1, ASM2978413v1, whole genome shotgun sequence DNA encodes the following proteins:
- the LOC129762498 gene encoding uncharacterized protein LOC129762498, which yields MRIFILGSVLLLSSVCTGSLLSHDVSSQFHAHDGAGGYSYGYSDPNSQKMEAKDAHGVTHGEYSYIDANGLVQTVKYIADPKHGFQVVGTNLFQGPAPSHALHKRSIYTTPLSYVPATYYGPESKSWSGPLHIPVIEKGVPVETPEVKHATAAHAAAHAKVAQHDEVYVPIHDDHQAKSVGAWYGPQHMPVIKNGVPVETPEVQHAKAAILNALAVASAQSRTYEQEDDGSYKPHLYDHQY from the exons ATGAGAATCTTT ATTTTGGGATCCGTTCTGCTGCTCTCCTCGGTCTGCACCGGTTCGCTTCTGAGTCATGACGTGTCCTCCCAATTTCACGCTCATGATGGCGCCGGTGGCTATTCCTACGGTTATTCCGACCCAAACTCACAGAAGATGGAAGCGAAGGACGCTCACGGAGTGACACATGGCGAATATTCTTATATCGATGCCAACGGACTCGTGCAGACGGTGAAATACATTGCTGACCCGAAACACGGTTTCCAAGTTGTGGGCACCAACCTTTTTCAGGGCCCTGCTCCATCTCACGCACTGCACAAGCGTTCGATTTACACCACCCCACTAAGCTACGTTCCAGCTACTTACTACGGTCCCGAATCGAAGTCTTGGAGTGGTCCACTGCACATTCCCGTGATCGAGAAGGGCGTCCCAGTGGAAACCCCGGAAGTGAAACATGCTACGGCCGCTCACGCTGCTGCCCATGCAAAGGTCGCCCAACATGATGAGGTCTATGTGCCAATTCATGATGATCATCAAGCCAAGAGCGTCGGTGCCTGGTACGGTCCACAACACATGCCAGTGATCAAGAATGGAGTTCCAGTCGAGACACCGGAGGTTCAACACGCTAAGGCCGCTATTTTGAATGCTTTGGCCGTGGCCAGCGCTCAATCGAGAACCTACGAGCAGGAGGATGACGGATCTTACAAGCCTCATCTTTATGATCACCAATATTAG
- the LOC129762499 gene encoding cuticle protein 2-like, which translates to MNTFVCGFVLLLVAVCSGSYHGSPAGHWDHAPAQKWHGPLHVPVIEKGVPVEPPAVQHAKAAHAAAHAKLQAYGPGPGYGPAHDQHSGPAYGAWHGPQHIPVIKNGVPVETPEVQHAKAAHFNAVASAGAHAGAHGYEDDGSYKPHWGAHHY; encoded by the exons atgaACACCTTT GTGTGCGGATTCGTGCTGCTGCTGGTGGCAGTTTGCTCCGGCTCCTATCATGGTTCTCCAGCGGGTCATTGGGATCATGCACCGGCCCAGAAATGGCACGGTCCTCTGCACGTTCCAGTGATCGAGAAGGGCGTTCCAGTTGAGCCTCCAGCAGTGCAACACGCCAAAGCCGCACATGCCGCAGCCCATGCTAAACTCCAGGCATACGGTCCAGGACCGGGATACGGCCCAGCTCACGATCAGCACTCCGGTCCAGCGTACGGAGCCTGGCATGGACCCCAGCACATTCCAGTGATCAAAAATGGAGTTCCAGTGGAGACTCCGGAAGTGCAGCATGCCAAGGCCGCCCACTTCAATGCCGTGGCGAGTGCGGGTGCTCACGCTGGGGCCCATGGATACGAAGATGATGGCTCGTACAAGCCACACTGGGGTGCCCATCACTACTAA
- the LOC129762497 gene encoding pupal cuticle protein-like, which produces MRAFVLGSVLLLASACSASHWGHDSPATHWDHYSSGHNAWHGPQHYPVIVMGVPVETPEVQHAKAAHAAAHAKVAKYDQYTPIHESTHHHAKSYYSSQHVPVIKNGVPVETPEVQHAKALHAAAHAKAAKYDTYAPVHGDYYGRSYGSWHDFPAIKNGLPVETPEVQHAKAAHFAAHLEAKARLHKRSAFSAPLVHVPIDTPEVAAAKAAHFAAHAAAKTGHGSPAAHWDHYATEQKAWHGPLHYPVIVKGVPVETPEVQHAKAAHAAAYAKVATSDRYIPIHEDQYARSHGSWHGSQYVPVVIKNGVPVETPEVQHAKTAFLNAHATASAQSRSYGHAGDDDGSYKPQLYDREY; this is translated from the exons ATGAGAGCCTTT GTTTTAGGATCCGTTCTGCTGTTGGCTTCGGCCTGTTCCGCTTCGCATTGGGGTCATGACTCCCCAGCAACTCATTGGGATCATTACTCCTCAGGACATAATGCATGGCACGGACCACAGCACTATCCGGTCATCGTGATGGGTGTCCCAGTTGAAACACCAGAGGTACAACACGCCAAAGCCGCTCATGCTGCTGCTCATGCTAAGGTTGCGAAATATGACCAATACACACCGATTCATGAGTCCACTCATCATCACGCCAAGAGTTACTACAGCTCGCAACACGTCCCAGTGATCAAGAATGGAGTACCGGTCGAAACACCCGAAGTTCAACACGCCAAGGCCCTTCATGCTGCTGCCCACGCCAAGGCTGCAAAGTACGACACATACGCACCGGTTCATGGGGATTACTACGGCAGAAGCTATGGCTCATGGCACGATTTTCCAGCAATCAAGAATGGACTCCCAGTGGAAACACCGGAGGTTCAACATGCCAAGGCTGCTCACTTCGCGGCTCATCTGGAAGCAAAGGCACGACTTCACAAACGATCAGCTTTCTCTGCACCACTGGTTCATGTTCCAATTGACACGCCGGAAGTAGCCGCTGCCAAGGCAGCCCATTTCGCCGCTCATGCTGCCGCCAAAACCGGTCATGGTTCTCCAGCAGCTCATTGGGATCATTATGCCACAGAACAGAAGGCTTGGCACGGACCTCTGCACTACCCGGTCATTGTCAAGGGTGTTCCAGTCGAAACCCCAGAAGTTCAACATGCCAAAGCTGCTCATGCCGCTGCCTATGCTAAGGTTGCAACTTCCGACCGATACATTCCAATTCATGAAGATCAGTACGCTAGAAGCCATGGCTCCTGGCATGGGTCCCAATACGTTCCCGTTGTGATCAAGAATGGAGTTCCCGTTGAAACGCCGGAGGTTCAGCACGCTAAGACTGCTTTCTTGAATGCGCACGCCACTGCCAGTGCCCAATCGAGATCTTATGGACACGctggtgatgatgatggttcCTACAAGCCACAGTTGTATGATCGTGAGTACTGA